The following DNA comes from Bombus pascuorum chromosome 3, iyBomPasc1.1, whole genome shotgun sequence.
ACCATACAACAAAGTTATGAACCCGCTGCAGCCAGTCAACCTGTCAGGGAAAAAAGTCGACCAAGTAGAGTTTCTTCGAGGAATAGTCGAGTGATTCAACAACCTCAACAACAACGGACGTCAACGTATCAACGAACGGCGCAACAACAAAATTCAGCGTACCAACAACAACAAGCTTCGCAGCAACAACCTTACGCCATGGAGATCCAATCCGTTCAACTAACACCGGTTCAAAATCAAGTGCAGATGCCAGCGTTGAACGACCAGTCTGCTCATGCGAATCAAATCCCGCCTATCGCTACTCATGTTCAAAATCTGGTAACGGTACAGCAAACTTTTGGACAAACAAATTCTACAGTGTCGACGCAACACAGGAGCATCAGGCCTCTACCACCGGTCGCGCCGATCTCATCAAAACCGTACAAAGTCGTTCAACCGCAACAGTGTTATAAGTTTCCCACACTTCCGCAAAACTTTAATGCGCAGCAATGCAAATTCAACACCAATAATTTCAAGgtatttatttcatagatACGACGTGATATGTCTTGTTTCATTGAAACGTGGTGTTCGATTTGAATAATGCATTAACGAGGCGGGAGACTGTGATTAGCAATAGAAACAGATTATCGTGATATTTTTCAGACACACCCACCACAAGTCGTATCGGTTTCCGCGGAGCAACCGTCGCAATCACCGATACTGTTACAGTGCAGACCCTCCGGTTTGGATCTCACCACACCGACCGTACAACCTACGAAATTGTTACCGCAACCTGCCGCCTCCAATTCGGAGAAAGAGGAAGTTTTTGCTGTACCGAAGGTTCATACACAAGCTACGATAATAccatatgaaatataaatcaattttttccatttcctttATGATTTATATCAAGCATAGGAAGTTGAACaaatttataacgaaatcATGGAAATGTTTTCTGTTTCAGTATCAGATGAAAGCAAGGAATAGGTCTCGAAGTAGTTCGTCCTTAACCGCATCAAGAGTCCATCCGCCACCATTAGTATCAGCGGCGAGCGATCCCGCTCTAAATCTAAATAACAATGTTTTGCTCGCACAGTTACTCACGAATAGTATGTATTTTAAGAAACGTAATCTTTGTACGGCttttctctatattttataaatcatttaatGGCGACATGACGCACAAATTATTGAGAAATCGATCACAcggtattatatattttgtcgATAAAGAATATTATGAGAGCTTCAATATCGTTACATAGACACATCTGGTGTACACACAATGAATATGACGGCTGATAATGTAATGCCGACAGTGACCCAAACAACTACTACTATGAAACACATCTTACCTATGTTTCCACCTTCAGCTTCGCCTACGCAGGTAACAACCACCCACCATATTACCACGCCGGTCACTGTCCAAACCATGCAAACATCTACGATGCAAGTGCAACCGCAACAAcaggtatattttttattgcatcTTATTTCGAAAtcaaaagttatttaaatcAGTGTCATTCAAGAACAGGGTACTCtctaatattcataaaattgaCTCAATGTTTTTACgctataacagtatacgtagTGGACGAAACTCTTTAGTTTGAACCACGAGAACTTAAATAATAAGTCACataaagatattatattacgtaacattaatACCGACGATAATAAATCTTCAgcttgtataatattatatgacgtgtTCAACTGTATGTTGCATATTAGGCAATGCAACAGACTACTTGCAGCCAACAAATGCTATTAAATACAAACACCCAGGCGCATCAGTCACAAAATAGTCCCGGGTCACCAAAGGATAGTTCTAACGCGCACAGTCCTCAAGGGTTAAACCTCAGTCCTTTGCACAGTCCGATGAGTATAGGAAGCCCATTGTCACCGAGTAGAAGTTACATAAAAGGTGAATCAGAACGGGGACAATACAAAGAACAAAGACGAGTCGGACACATTCATGCGGAACAAAAACgtagatataatattaaaaatggatTTGATATGCTGCACAATTTGATACCGCAGCTTAATCAAAATCCGAACACGAAGATGAGTAAAGCCGCTATGCTGCAAAAAGGAGCAGATTATATCAGGCAGTTAAGGGCGGAGAGGAATCAGTTGAAGGAGGAGATGGATACTTTAAGACATCAAATCGAGTGCCTTAATACGTCTATTAGGTAATAAGGAAATTAAAAGAGACAgcaattgatattatttcttttaaatcgtTATATAAAACTTATATATCGAACACTTTGTTACAGTAATTGCCAATCCATGCTTCCTGCAACGGGTGCTCCAATTTCTAGACACAGAACTAGTAAAATGAAGGAGATGTTCGATGAGTATGTACGCACGCGTACACGGgagaattggaaattttggaTCGTATCCTTCTTAAAACACTTTTTATGGtttttttctctgttctcGTACGTGAACATATGTTATACATttccttagaaaataattagttCAGTGTATTGCTTGAACCTCTAATGATTTCTTTCAATACCTCGGTATCCACCGCGAGTATTGAAGATCTATATAGAAGTACAATATTGTGGGTCGAGCAACATTGCTCACTCGTTGATCTCAGACCAGGTTCGTATCTTTTACAACAAAACATTAGCAGTGGcataataaagtattaatattaatgagttacatttataaatacacaGACTTATTAGTCAtcaataatcatttttaactATTAATCGTTCCTTGTCTTCAACTGCAGCCGTTCTGAACTCTCTAAGATATCTGTGTACTGCCACTGATATTCTATCAGATCCTGGTCGTCTGCCCGAAGAAGCACTCGCAGCAGTTAATCGCACGGAACGGCGACGATCAACTCAGTGACCAATTATAATATGCGAATAAGTCGCGAAACGTGATTTGCTTAAACCTTCGAAAGAACGTGCGAAAGAAAAGCAGTTACCGTAGCAGTAAGCCAATTTAGGAGAGAAACTTACGTGAAAATTCTTAAGACGATCCTTTTTTACAGTAGTAGACTTACAGATTTCCTTTTGCAACGATTGCGGTTGAGAATGGAAAAAAACTTAAAGTGCAATTTTTCCCTATCCTTCTCAAAATTGTGaccataaaatttaataattaactgTTAAAAGAGTATATAAAGATGTACATGAATTTACTCGCAgacatttaacaaaatatatattatgatatacaGACTGTTATAAATTTGGAACGCTTTGAGATTTGAACATCCTTTTTTTTATAGCGGTTATCGAAATTGTTCATATTTtcgcataaaatattataaaaaatgagaaaggaCATTCGTATTTATTaggtaattatattatatgcgtTACGTTTATGTTCACTCAGCattaagaaaagaattatatataactttacattttcataaattgcGATAACAAATTGTTGCGataaattcctttcttttttcttctcgatgCTTCATTAAATTCATTGTAATACTTGATCAtacatacattaaaaaaaaaaaaaaaggaaggaaaaatgtGTAGAGCAAACCAttccattatatttttactatgCTTGTTTTTATCTAAATACGTCGTTTATGACAATgataaagaaaaggaaatcattatctttggaaattattctctttgtttttagatatcgtttcttactatttttaagataaatatattcgtaaaactATATTGCGGACTTAATTATATGTTACACTgttggtatatttttataatagttgaaatataaataactttcGTCAAAAAATCGTTTACTTTTAGAAAGTCTTTTGTTAAGATCGACGAATAAAGaatcatttataattaacgtcaaataattaattacatttttttacgttacttgaaaatatatacttgaGTATACCTAGATGAAATCGGTGCCATGAAATTATAACAAGAGACTGGAGTAAGAAAcataaattgttgaaaatatctGATTAATCTTTTAGCGTGAAAACTGCAGtttaaaactaaatattttcaagttcGGTCTTGTATTCTATGATGAATAATACAGCTGTTGATACTTGCATAGTAATAACTTTGAAAGGGTGAACAGTTTATATTGCAGATAATTAAACGCATATGAAGTAAAAAAAATGGGTTGCTCACAAATTACAagtttattatatactattaatgttattaaatatgaagtttttaatacgaaatttcATGTGATAATGTACAaatcatttataaaagaattcaACCATTAGAGCTTAAGCTATAAAAGACTTCTGCATATTGTAATATTGTTAGCTTTAATATCAATTGTATATAGCAAAATGTTGTAAGCGGTGAACAATCTTTAAGAACATCTAATGTTTTAACGattgtaaaagtataaattttacattttgcaaATACctgttcaattaatttttacaatatgcagttgtattttatttaactttacattgtgtatgtataagtgataaataatataaagaaatcaACAAAGGGGGATGTTTTTTGTACAATATGTATCATATAATCTTATAAAAATCCATGTATTGTTATTCTGATAATTAccttaaatgaaattaaattttactttttctctctcctaTGAGcttaacattaaatattattaattttttattcatgttttttttatttctaacattttatttaaaaataaggaTTTTATTATCTGAATTCCTTCTTGGATATTAGTCCGATATCCAGCATTAAGTTTCATTCAAATGTCCATCaaatgtattatgtattaagGGATTATTACTAAAAACTTAAATTGGACATtgattgtataaaaaaatacaattctttTCAGtgattgtattattattaaaatcttttgaTAATTAAAGGGACAATCAAAACTTATATTATTGATGCCCACGTAGAACATTCGTCACAAACTAGATACAAGGATATCTTGTTGTTCTCAGACAGAGGAAAAAAGCTAGGAGTTTTTCTACATTGCGCAGAATGGTTATTCACACAGTTATCGATACAACATCCTACTTCCTTTACACTGATACAGTTATTCAATACAAAATCACAAGATATACAAGttacattattttgtttttgtgttaAATTAGATCTCTGACATATAGGACAAATAACTTCTTTGTCTTGTTCGTCTGCAGTGAGAgctaatatttcaatttcttcttgtgtcattttttcatattcttgtAATATCCACTgttctataaataatagataaacATTACAATTTGCTATATAgaataacaattaaaactattaatttcACCTTCTTCACTgagtatttcattttctaattcttcttCTTGATTAAGCAATTCATTAAGAAACGATGCATTGTTAAAAAAAGCTGGATCAAGATCTCTAGTTACgagattattaaattctttacgTACGATTTCAGTTAACGTATCTTGTACATCTTTCGAATTACTTTCCAAACCAAATCTacctttattaaataattgtcCACGTTTCTCTCTCATTCTTTCTCGACAtctctaaaattaaattttattgcactGATAAATTTTTGTTGGAATACGACGCAATTGACAAAGCATTATATTGGGTtacatatgaattttattaatcttaaatTTACAGAATTACAAATCCGAGAATATAAGATGCCTAACCTCTCGCAAGACCTCTTGCAATTTCGGAGAACTGTGTCTAAGTTTATTAACACTGttcctattttttaattttatactcaTGGTTGGACTTCGATTCTCcatgtctttcttttataattagatactattttatattgaaattatacgaAAACAGATAATACAAAACAACACAGAGTAGATTGACGTTTACAAATATCGCTACTACTCTGATCGAAGCATGATAAAAAGTTCATTCGAGTGCTACGCATGCGCAGAtgcaaattctatttaaatataaatttggtTTGCAGAATTACTTATTATCaggataaaacaaaaaagagttaaaatgttttcataGCTCCTGAAACGAGAGTTACTCGGTTCAACCGGAACAAAAAATTCTTCATAGCTTGGaaactattaatttttcgaCCCATGTTTATTAcgatttttttcataatttggTAAATACTATCTATCCTAAAAGTCATAAACTCCTTTTTTTCACCCTGTATATCCCATacagttaaatatttataacgtatttacgtacatgtaaacgttaaattaatgcgaaaattatattacagaagaaacgaaggtagacaatttttaaacgacaatgattgataatttattgtaatatccAATGACGAAAGTGGAATACAATTTTACCAGCCAGGCATTCTATCCGAAATTGAAGTCATTTTCCGCTGAgatcgatttaaaaaatcatgaGCCAACAgtgtatgaaataattattccaattAGAGTAAGGTCgcataatataaaacaatgatTCGCGATTAGTTATTACAATGTGTCATTTAAGTTAtgctaaaaaaaatataattcttgttACCAGTGACAATAATTCACCTATATaagtaaaatatcatttcgcAATCCTTATGcctaagaataaatatatatatatatatatatttatg
Coding sequences within:
- the LOC132905561 gene encoding protein WBSCR14 homolog isoform X2, whose product is MQAELVYRKPLTMMTTTSSQSFHRPATGRKENSGRDSRETIHSGHFMVSDFEAEAQDDEDELAVPVPDEEAAKIAIIASTGFLQEKFASSSSNDKTSQQLSIETSLNKLFQCMSLAYRQKLTSPKWNRFKGIRLRWKDKIRLNNVIWRCWHMQFILKQNTLVCQFASPLDVDTHNKPEAVVLEGKYWKRKLAAVTAEYKKWRMFYRNKILGWTNKDGTEMMESMDVLDWGNGLGISGNYGAGTGSTHGGTSGTPGGESMMVDEDYMELMTDTLFSTISSNQPIYFPDPREIARGASLADFIQPSLGPLQPNLDDFMDTLEPLQEFLNSKLPPVPEEDDMFRNSTLNTNYPDLDLMTPMNQMNELSQESAAKNEQASQQPALAQNEQGGTIQNLQYTAKIYTQPQPEPTNAFRNNITLSENYSTIQQSYEPAAASQPVREKSRPSRVSSRNSRVIQQPQQQRTSTYQRTAQQQNSAYQQQQASQQQPYAMEIQSVQLTPVQNQVQMPALNDQSAHANQIPPIATHVQNLVTVQQTFGQTNSTVSTQHRSIRPLPPVAPISSKPYKVVQPQQCYKFPTLPQNFNAQQCKFNTNNFKTHPPQVVSVSAEQPSQSPILLQCRPSGLDLTTPTVQPTKLLPQPAASNSEKEEVFAVPKYQMKARNRSRSSSSLTASRVHPPPLVSAASDPALNLNNNVLLAQLLTNNTSGVHTMNMTADNVMPTVTQTTTTMKHILPMFPPSASPTQVTTTHHITTPVTVQTMQTSTMQVQPQQQAMQQTTCSQQMLLNTNTQAHQSQNSPGSPKDSSNAHSPQGLNLSPLHSPMSIGSPLSPSRSYIKGESERGQYKEQRRVGHIHAEQKRRYNIKNGFDMLHNLIPQLNQNPNTKMSKAAMLQKGADYIRQLRAERNQLKEEMDTLRHQIECLNTSISNCQSMLPATGAPISRHRTSKMKEMFDEYVRTRTRENWKFWIFSVLLEPLMISFNTSVSTASIEDLYRSTILWVEQHCSLVDLRPAVLNSLRYLCTATDILSDPGRLPEEALAAVNRTERRRSTQ
- the LOC132905561 gene encoding protein WBSCR14 homolog isoform X1; protein product: MQAELVYRKPLTMMTTTSSQSFHRPATGRKENSGRDSRETIHSGHFMVSDFEAEAQDDEDELAVPVPDEEAAKIAIIASTGFLQEKFASSSSNDKTSQQLSIETSLNKLFQCMSLAYRQKLTSPKWNRFKGIRLRWKDKIRLNNVIWRCWHMQFILKQNTLVCQFASPLDVDTHNKPEAVVLEGKYWKRKLAAVTAEYKKWRMFYRNKILGWTNKDGTEMKTAGSFQMESMDVLDWGNGLGISGNYGAGTGSTHGGTSGTPGGESMMVDEDYMELMTDTLFSTISSNQPIYFPDPREIARGASLADFIQPSLGPLQPNLDDFMDTLEPLQEFLNSKLPPVPEEDDMFRNSTLNTNYPDLDLMTPMNQMNELSQESAAKNEQASQQPALAQNEQGGTIQNLQYTAKIYTQPQPEPTNAFRNNITLSENYSTIQQSYEPAAASQPVREKSRPSRVSSRNSRVIQQPQQQRTSTYQRTAQQQNSAYQQQQASQQQPYAMEIQSVQLTPVQNQVQMPALNDQSAHANQIPPIATHVQNLVTVQQTFGQTNSTVSTQHRSIRPLPPVAPISSKPYKVVQPQQCYKFPTLPQNFNAQQCKFNTNNFKTHPPQVVSVSAEQPSQSPILLQCRPSGLDLTTPTVQPTKLLPQPAASNSEKEEVFAVPKYQMKARNRSRSSSSLTASRVHPPPLVSAASDPALNLNNNVLLAQLLTNNTSGVHTMNMTADNVMPTVTQTTTTMKHILPMFPPSASPTQVTTTHHITTPVTVQTMQTSTMQVQPQQQAMQQTTCSQQMLLNTNTQAHQSQNSPGSPKDSSNAHSPQGLNLSPLHSPMSIGSPLSPSRSYIKGESERGQYKEQRRVGHIHAEQKRRYNIKNGFDMLHNLIPQLNQNPNTKMSKAAMLQKGADYIRQLRAERNQLKEEMDTLRHQIECLNTSISNCQSMLPATGAPISRHRTSKMKEMFDEYVRTRTRENWKFWIFSVLLEPLMISFNTSVSTASIEDLYRSTILWVEQHCSLVDLRPAVLNSLRYLCTATDILSDPGRLPEEALAAVNRTERRRSTQ
- the LOC132905561 gene encoding carbohydrate-responsive element-binding protein isoform X4, whose translation is MQAELVYRKPLTMMTTTSSQSFHRPATGRKENSGRDSRETIHSGHFMVSDFEAEAQDDEDELAVPVPDEEAAKIAIIASTGFLQEKFASSSSNDKTSQQLSIETSLNKLFQCMSLAYRQKLTSPKWNRFKGIRLRWKDKIRLNNVIWRCWHMQFILKQNTLVCQFASPLDVDTHNKPEAVVLEGKYWKRKLAAVTAEYKKWRMFYRNKILGWTNKDGTEMMESMDVLDWGNGLGISGNYGAGTGSTHGGTSGTPGGESMMVDEDYMELMTDTLFSTISSNQPIYFPDPREIARGASLADFIQPSLGPLQPNLDDFMDTLEPLQEFLNSKLPPVPEEDDMFRNSTLNTNYPDLDLMTPMNQMNELSQESAAKNEQASQQPALAQNEQGGTIQNLQYTAKIYTQPQPEPTNAFRNNITLSENYSTIQQSYEPAAASQPVREKSRPSRVSSRNSRVIQQPQQQRTSTYQRTAQQQNSAYQQQQASQQQPYAMEIQSVQLTPVQNQVQMPALNDQSAHANQIPPIATHVQNLVTVQQTFGQTNSTVSTQHRSIRPLPPVAPISSKPYKVVQPQQCYKFPTLPQNFNAQQCKFNTNNFKTHPPQVVSVSAEQPSQSPILLQCRPSGLDLTTPTVQPTKLLPQPAASNSEKEEVFAVPKYQMKARNRSRSSSSLTASRVHPPPLVSAASDPALNLNNNVLLAQLLTNTSPTQVTTTHHITTPVTVQTMQTSTMQVQPQQQAMQQTTCSQQMLLNTNTQAHQSQNSPGSPKDSSNAHSPQGLNLSPLHSPMSIGSPLSPSRSYIKGESERGQYKEQRRVGHIHAEQKRRYNIKNGFDMLHNLIPQLNQNPNTKMSKAAMLQKGADYIRQLRAERNQLKEEMDTLRHQIECLNTSISNCQSMLPATGAPISRHRTSKMKEMFDEYVRTRTRENWKFWIFSVLLEPLMISFNTSVSTASIEDLYRSTILWVEQHCSLVDLRPAVLNSLRYLCTATDILSDPGRLPEEALAAVNRTERRRSTQ
- the LOC132905561 gene encoding carbohydrate-responsive element-binding protein isoform X7 encodes the protein MQFILKQNTLVCQFASPLDVDTHNKPEAVVLEGKYWKRKLAAVTAEYKKWRMFYRNKILGWTNKDGTEMKTAGSFQMESMDVLDWGNGLGISGNYGAGTGSTHGGTSGTPGGESMMVDEDYMELMTDTLFSTISSNQPIYFPDPREIARGASLADFIQPSLGPLQPNLDDFMDTLEPLQEFLNSKLPPVPEEDDMFRNSTLNTNYPDLDLMTPMNQMNELSQESAAKNEQASQQPALAQNEQGGTIQNLQYTAKIYTQPQPEPTNAFRNNITLSENYSTIQQSYEPAAASQPVREKSRPSRVSSRNSRVIQQPQQQRTSTYQRTAQQQNSAYQQQQASQQQPYAMEIQSVQLTPVQNQVQMPALNDQSAHANQIPPIATHVQNLVTVQQTFGQTNSTVSTQHRSIRPLPPVAPISSKPYKVVQPQQCYKFPTLPQNFNAQQCKFNTNNFKTHPPQVVSVSAEQPSQSPILLQCRPSGLDLTTPTVQPTKLLPQPAASNSEKEEVFAVPKYQMKARNRSRSSSSLTASRVHPPPLVSAASDPALNLNNNVLLAQLLTNNTSGVHTMNMTADNVMPTVTQTTTTMKHILPMFPPSASPTQVTTTHHITTPVTVQTMQTSTMQVQPQQQAMQQTTCSQQMLLNTNTQAHQSQNSPGSPKDSSNAHSPQGLNLSPLHSPMSIGSPLSPSRSYIKGESERGQYKEQRRVGHIHAEQKRRYNIKNGFDMLHNLIPQLNQNPNTKMSKAAMLQKGADYIRQLRAERNQLKEEMDTLRHQIECLNTSISNCQSMLPATGAPISRHRTSKMKEMFDEYVRTRTRENWKFWIFSVLLEPLMISFNTSVSTASIEDLYRSTILWVEQHCSLVDLRPAVLNSLRYLCTATDILSDPGRLPEEALAAVNRTERRRSTQ
- the LOC132905561 gene encoding carbohydrate-responsive element-binding protein isoform X8, producing the protein MFYRNKILGWTNKDGTEMKTAGSFQMESMDVLDWGNGLGISGNYGAGTGSTHGGTSGTPGGESMMVDEDYMELMTDTLFSTISSNQPIYFPDPREIARGASLADFIQPSLGPLQPNLDDFMDTLEPLQEFLNSKLPPVPEEDDMFRNSTLNTNYPDLDLMTPMNQMNELSQESAAKNEQASQQPALAQNEQGGTIQNLQYTAKIYTQPQPEPTNAFRNNITLSENYSTIQQSYEPAAASQPVREKSRPSRVSSRNSRVIQQPQQQRTSTYQRTAQQQNSAYQQQQASQQQPYAMEIQSVQLTPVQNQVQMPALNDQSAHANQIPPIATHVQNLVTVQQTFGQTNSTVSTQHRSIRPLPPVAPISSKPYKVVQPQQCYKFPTLPQNFNAQQCKFNTNNFKTHPPQVVSVSAEQPSQSPILLQCRPSGLDLTTPTVQPTKLLPQPAASNSEKEEVFAVPKYQMKARNRSRSSSSLTASRVHPPPLVSAASDPALNLNNNVLLAQLLTNNTSGVHTMNMTADNVMPTVTQTTTTMKHILPMFPPSASPTQVTTTHHITTPVTVQTMQTSTMQVQPQQQAMQQTTCSQQMLLNTNTQAHQSQNSPGSPKDSSNAHSPQGLNLSPLHSPMSIGSPLSPSRSYIKGESERGQYKEQRRVGHIHAEQKRRYNIKNGFDMLHNLIPQLNQNPNTKMSKAAMLQKGADYIRQLRAERNQLKEEMDTLRHQIECLNTSISNCQSMLPATGAPISRHRTSKMKEMFDEYVRTRTRENWKFWIFSVLLEPLMISFNTSVSTASIEDLYRSTILWVEQHCSLVDLRPAVLNSLRYLCTATDILSDPGRLPEEALAAVNRTERRRSTQ
- the LOC132905585 gene encoding RPA-interacting protein → MENRSPTMSIKLKNRNSVNKLRHSSPKLQEVLRERCRERMREKRGQLFNKGRFGLESNSKDVQDTLTEIVRKEFNNLVTRDLDPAFFNNASFLNELLNQEEELENEILSEEEQWILQEYEKMTQEEIEILALTADEQDKEVICPICQRSNLTQKQNNVTCISCDFVLNNCISVKEVGCCIDNCVNNHSAQCRKTPSFFPLSENNKISLYLVCDECSTWASII
- the LOC132905561 gene encoding carbohydrate-responsive element-binding protein isoform X3, with translation MQAELVYRKPLTMMTTTSSQSFHRPATGRKENSGRDSRETIHSGHFMVSDFEAEAQDDEDELAVPVPDEEAAKIAIIASTGFLQEKFASSSSNDKTSQQLSIETSLNKLFQCMSLAYRQKLTSPKWNRFKGIRLRWKDKIRLNNVIWRCWHMQFILKQNTLVCQFASPLDVDTHNKPEAVVLEGKYWKRKLAAVTAEYKKWRMFYRNKILGWTNKDGTEMKTAGSFQMESMDVLDWGNGLGISGNYGAGTGSTHGGTSGTPGGESMMVDEDYMELMTDTLFSTISSNQPIYFPDPREIARGASLADFIQPSLGPLQPNLDDFMDTLEPLQEFLNSKLPPVPEEDDMFRNSTLNTNYPDLDLMTPMNQMNELSQESAAKNEQASQQPALAQNEQGGTIQNLQYTAKIYTQPQPEPTNAFRNNITLSENYSTIQQSYEPAAASQPVREKSRPSRVSSRNSRVIQQPQQQRTSTYQRTAQQQNSAYQQQQASQQQPYAMEIQSVQLTPVQNQVQMPALNDQSAHANQIPPIATHVQNLVTVQQTFGQTNSTVSTQHRSIRPLPPVAPISSKPYKVVQPQQCYKFPTLPQNFNAQQCKFNTNNFKTHPPQVVSVSAEQPSQSPILLQCRPSGLDLTTPTVQPTKLLPQPAASNSEKEEVFAVPKYQMKARNRSRSSSSLTASRVHPPPLVSAASDPALNLNNNVLLAQLLTNTSPTQVTTTHHITTPVTVQTMQTSTMQVQPQQQAMQQTTCSQQMLLNTNTQAHQSQNSPGSPKDSSNAHSPQGLNLSPLHSPMSIGSPLSPSRSYIKGESERGQYKEQRRVGHIHAEQKRRYNIKNGFDMLHNLIPQLNQNPNTKMSKAAMLQKGADYIRQLRAERNQLKEEMDTLRHQIECLNTSISNCQSMLPATGAPISRHRTSKMKEMFDEYVRTRTRENWKFWIFSVLLEPLMISFNTSVSTASIEDLYRSTILWVEQHCSLVDLRPAVLNSLRYLCTATDILSDPGRLPEEALAAVNRTERRRSTQ
- the LOC132905561 gene encoding carbohydrate-responsive element-binding protein isoform X5, coding for MFLRKLTSPKWNRFKGIRLRWKDKIRLNNVIWRCWHMQFILKQNTLVCQFASPLDVDTHNKPEAVVLEGKYWKRKLAAVTAEYKKWRMFYRNKILGWTNKDGTEMKTAGSFQMESMDVLDWGNGLGISGNYGAGTGSTHGGTSGTPGGESMMVDEDYMELMTDTLFSTISSNQPIYFPDPREIARGASLADFIQPSLGPLQPNLDDFMDTLEPLQEFLNSKLPPVPEEDDMFRNSTLNTNYPDLDLMTPMNQMNELSQESAAKNEQASQQPALAQNEQGGTIQNLQYTAKIYTQPQPEPTNAFRNNITLSENYSTIQQSYEPAAASQPVREKSRPSRVSSRNSRVIQQPQQQRTSTYQRTAQQQNSAYQQQQASQQQPYAMEIQSVQLTPVQNQVQMPALNDQSAHANQIPPIATHVQNLVTVQQTFGQTNSTVSTQHRSIRPLPPVAPISSKPYKVVQPQQCYKFPTLPQNFNAQQCKFNTNNFKTHPPQVVSVSAEQPSQSPILLQCRPSGLDLTTPTVQPTKLLPQPAASNSEKEEVFAVPKYQMKARNRSRSSSSLTASRVHPPPLVSAASDPALNLNNNVLLAQLLTNNTSGVHTMNMTADNVMPTVTQTTTTMKHILPMFPPSASPTQVTTTHHITTPVTVQTMQTSTMQVQPQQQAMQQTTCSQQMLLNTNTQAHQSQNSPGSPKDSSNAHSPQGLNLSPLHSPMSIGSPLSPSRSYIKGESERGQYKEQRRVGHIHAEQKRRYNIKNGFDMLHNLIPQLNQNPNTKMSKAAMLQKGADYIRQLRAERNQLKEEMDTLRHQIECLNTSISNCQSMLPATGAPISRHRTSKMKEMFDEYVRTRTRENWKFWIFSVLLEPLMISFNTSVSTASIEDLYRSTILWVEQHCSLVDLRPAVLNSLRYLCTATDILSDPGRLPEEALAAVNRTERRRSTQ
- the LOC132905561 gene encoding carbohydrate-responsive element-binding protein isoform X6; amino-acid sequence: MEVLAHAIYLCIVSVILKQNTLVCQFASPLDVDTHNKPEAVVLEGKYWKRKLAAVTAEYKKWRMFYRNKILGWTNKDGTEMKTAGSFQMESMDVLDWGNGLGISGNYGAGTGSTHGGTSGTPGGESMMVDEDYMELMTDTLFSTISSNQPIYFPDPREIARGASLADFIQPSLGPLQPNLDDFMDTLEPLQEFLNSKLPPVPEEDDMFRNSTLNTNYPDLDLMTPMNQMNELSQESAAKNEQASQQPALAQNEQGGTIQNLQYTAKIYTQPQPEPTNAFRNNITLSENYSTIQQSYEPAAASQPVREKSRPSRVSSRNSRVIQQPQQQRTSTYQRTAQQQNSAYQQQQASQQQPYAMEIQSVQLTPVQNQVQMPALNDQSAHANQIPPIATHVQNLVTVQQTFGQTNSTVSTQHRSIRPLPPVAPISSKPYKVVQPQQCYKFPTLPQNFNAQQCKFNTNNFKTHPPQVVSVSAEQPSQSPILLQCRPSGLDLTTPTVQPTKLLPQPAASNSEKEEVFAVPKYQMKARNRSRSSSSLTASRVHPPPLVSAASDPALNLNNNVLLAQLLTNNTSGVHTMNMTADNVMPTVTQTTTTMKHILPMFPPSASPTQVTTTHHITTPVTVQTMQTSTMQVQPQQQAMQQTTCSQQMLLNTNTQAHQSQNSPGSPKDSSNAHSPQGLNLSPLHSPMSIGSPLSPSRSYIKGESERGQYKEQRRVGHIHAEQKRRYNIKNGFDMLHNLIPQLNQNPNTKMSKAAMLQKGADYIRQLRAERNQLKEEMDTLRHQIECLNTSISNCQSMLPATGAPISRHRTSKMKEMFDEYVRTRTRENWKFWIFSVLLEPLMISFNTSVSTASIEDLYRSTILWVEQHCSLVDLRPAVLNSLRYLCTATDILSDPGRLPEEALAAVNRTERRRSTQ